The region CGACCACTCATTATTCGCAATCGTGCGGATGACAAATCGGTGATTGCCTACACACGCGTTGTTGAAGTGATGGAATCGTGGGAAAGGCAGATCCTTCGCGATCAACTGAAAGCCGGTGGTCTTCCCGAACAATTGCCCACACCCATTCGCGCCCACGTCGTCGAACTGGCCGATTCTCAACAGGTCGCGAATAACGTCTGGAGCAAGCTCTTCCCGGCCATGCTGATCATTATGGCTGTTACCGGCGCGTTTTACCCCGCCATCGATCTGGCTGCGGGTGAGAAAGAACGCGGCACTATGGAAACCCTTCTTATCTGTCCGGCCAGCCGCACCGAAATCGTGATTGGCAAATTCTTCACTGTCATGGGCTTCAGTATGGCCACGGCCGTGCTGAATCTCTTAAGCCTCAGCTTCACCGGCAAGTATGTCTCATCGCTAGCAGCATCCAATCTCTCTCGCAATGTCGATCTGACACTCCCGGCATTCTCATCGCTTGTGTGGGTTGCCGTTCTTCTCATCCCCATTGCTGCTCTCTTTAGCGCACTTTGCCTCGCACTGGCGACATTCGCGCGAAGTTCTAAAGAAGGTCAATACTACCTCACCCCACTTTTGATGGTGACGTTAGGACTCACGGTCTTCTGCCTCTCACCCGCTGTCGAAATGCAGCCGTTCTATAGTATTCTGCCAGTCGTTGGCCCAGCCTTGCTGTTAAAAGAGCGACTCCTCGGGACTGCCGATTCATATCTTCTGTGGCTCTATTCCATACCGGTACTGATCACGTCGGCCGGCTACAGCCTGCTGGCTCTCTGGTGGGCGATTGATCAGTTCAGTCGAGAGGAAGTCCTCTTCCGCGAATCCGAACGCTTCGAACTCAAACTCTGGCTCAGGCAACTCCTCCGTGACAAAACGCCGACACCTTCCTTTGCCGAAGCCGGCGTTTGCTTTGTCGTGATCATGCTGCTGCAGTTTGCAGCTCTCAAAATGTTCCAGCAACCACTCAGTCAGGCCAAGCCCGATGAACTGGGCGGGATCATGCTCAAACTGATGATTGTTCAACAGGTCGCCATCATTGCCACTCCCGCCCTGATGATGGGAATCATCCTCACAACGAGCGTACGGCAGACCTTTCAATTCCGCTTTCCGAAGCTGCGCTATCTGGCAGCCTCAATCATACTGGCATTGAGTGTCTTCCCCCTGTCGCTGGAACTCTCCCATCGACTGGCCTGGTTCTTCCCACCGTTACCAGAAAGTATGAAGCTGGTCGGCGAACTCCTCTCGAAAAATGAGCAACCTCTGTGGTTACTCCTGGTCGCCTTTGCGATCGCACCTGCGATCTGCGAAGAACTGGCTTTCCGAGGATTTATCCTGAGTGGCCTCAGGCAGGGCGGCCGACATGGCCTCGCCATCGTCATCTCGGCCATCAGCTTTGGCATCATTCACATGGTTTCACAGCAGGTTTTCAATGCCGCACTTCTAGGGCTGATCATTGGTCTTCTGGCCGTTCAAAGCCGGAGCATTTATCCGGGAATGCTCTATCACTTCCTGCATAACGGGATGCAAGTGGGCCTGAGTCAAATACAAACTCAACTGACGAAACCCGGGTTCCATCAGACTTTCATCACGGTCTCTGAAGGCGAACTTGTCTTCCGCCCGCTGCTGCTCCTCCTCTGTGCATTGATTGCCATGGCGGCACTCACCTGGCTCGTCAGCCAGCCATATCCACCTCGTGAAGATTCCCCCGCACCAGCGAACTGATCTGGCACATGCTGCCCAATCCATCTGTACATTCGTCACGACAGACATGGGTTGACCACCTGGCTGGTTAATGTCATCTCCAACACGCCAGTTCTGTCCCAGCCATAGTGAGCCGGGCACCTCGAAGGACTTTCGAGATTCGGGAACTGGTCTCCTCAGCCATCATCACGATCACATCTGCAGGCATGCCGAGAGGTGATGTTTTGTAGAAATCGTGGAGTTTATGGAGATATCAAGATGACGCGTCGCGATCTCACACACATTACGTTCGTGCTCGATCGATCGGGTTCCATGACATCGATCAAAGCCGCCACCATCGAAAGTTTTAATGCCTTTCTCAATTCCCAAAAATCATTGCCCGGCTGCGCCACGATGACTCTGGTGCAGTTCGACTACGCCTACGAACTCCTGGCCAATATGCAGCCACTCGACGCGATACCTGAACTCGACATTGAGACATTCATCCCCCGCGGTTCGACCGCATTACTTGATGCCATGGGCCGGGCGATTGCTGAAACTGGGGAAGCACTTTCAAAGCTGCCCGAAGCAGATCGCCCGGGAACGGTGATCTTCGTGACGCTGACCGATGGTGAAGAGAATTCGAGTCTGCAGTTCGACATGGCGACCATCAATCAGCAGATCAGCCATCAGCGGTCGGTCTATCAGTGGCAGTTTGTTTTCCTCGCAGCCAATCAGGATGCGATTGCCACGGCAGCGAACCTGGGGATCGGTGCCGGCCAGGCACTCCGTTTTGCCAGCGATCCCGAAAAAGTAGCCGCCACTTTTGACATTATGAACGCACAAATGCAGAAGGTTCGCGCTGCGAAAATGGCCGATGACGACGAGGCTGACCCACTCCTCAGTGAAATCGAATTCACCGACGCGATGCGAATTCTGGCGGATGAATAAC is a window of Planctopirus limnophila DSM 3776 DNA encoding:
- a CDS encoding ABC transporter permease subunit/CPBP intramembrane protease; amino-acid sequence: MNWRNVWLIFRREVLDQLRDRRTLFMVAVLPLLLYPALGIGMMQLTVLFSEQPRTVVILGAADLPPPQLLDGHRFAQAWFETNTESRNKLEVITDLPPENADTENSKASSADAEQPTNTTKKSAASPADLARRQRILNQAKELQVLIEQLKLLNPAAVERGRPATLLSPELEATQVQLRKTMSELFKQSGIQVLIIIPPDFDQSIEAVKQQLASQRSQPGEDSAKDAIAPLAPTTPLTPANNFDYPRPLIIRNRADDKSVIAYTRVVEVMESWERQILRDQLKAGGLPEQLPTPIRAHVVELADSQQVANNVWSKLFPAMLIIMAVTGAFYPAIDLAAGEKERGTMETLLICPASRTEIVIGKFFTVMGFSMATAVLNLLSLSFTGKYVSSLAASNLSRNVDLTLPAFSSLVWVAVLLIPIAALFSALCLALATFARSSKEGQYYLTPLLMVTLGLTVFCLSPAVEMQPFYSILPVVGPALLLKERLLGTADSYLLWLYSIPVLITSAGYSLLALWWAIDQFSREEVLFRESERFELKLWLRQLLRDKTPTPSFAEAGVCFVVIMLLQFAALKMFQQPLSQAKPDELGGIMLKLMIVQQVAIIATPALMMGIILTTSVRQTFQFRFPKLRYLAASIILALSVFPLSLELSHRLAWFFPPLPESMKLVGELLSKNEQPLWLLLVAFAIAPAICEELAFRGFILSGLRQGGRHGLAIVISAISFGIIHMVSQQVFNAALLGLIIGLLAVQSRSIYPGMLYHFLHNGMQVGLSQIQTQLTKPGFHQTFITVSEGELVFRPLLLLLCALIAMAALTWLVSQPYPPREDSPAPAN
- a CDS encoding vWA domain-containing protein, encoding MTRRDLTHITFVLDRSGSMTSIKAATIESFNAFLNSQKSLPGCATMTLVQFDYAYELLANMQPLDAIPELDIETFIPRGSTALLDAMGRAIAETGEALSKLPEADRPGTVIFVTLTDGEENSSLQFDMATINQQISHQRSVYQWQFVFLAANQDAIATAANLGIGAGQALRFASDPEKVAATFDIMNAQMQKVRAAKMADDDEADPLLSEIEFTDAMRILADE